A part of Aegilops tauschii subsp. strangulata cultivar AL8/78 chromosome 2, Aet v6.0, whole genome shotgun sequence genomic DNA contains:
- the LOC109749373 gene encoding uncharacterized protein, producing the protein MAAATAAAEEVLQHMGPVPRVEETNNAAAAEELGGDDEEILRFMDSADGYLLLMDSLSSALRQGWLDLASARHSMGASRVSSTLFDHKEQSAATKLQVVYPADLQASESNPHFSLSKWCLQEESNSSDIVSAQDSATAKLRYRGSAVTPDSSNGSDARTAESSTGVDVNNQVQKARSKALSVFGALVSPKLRTAQVSFETALELIVELANARSAILSSFSQINREA; encoded by the exons ATggccgcggcgacggcggcggcagaggaggTGCTGCAGCACATGGGACCGGTCCCTCGAGTGGAAGAGACCAAtaatgcggcggcggcggaggaactcGGGGGAGACGACGAAGAGATCCTGCGATTCATGGACTCGGCGGACGGCTACCTCCTCCTGATGGATTCGCTCTCCTCCGCTCTTCGCCAG GGTTGGCTTGATCTGGCAAGTGCCCGCCACTCGATGGGTGCATCGCGTGTTTCAAGTACGCTGTTTGATCATAAAGAGCAATCTGCAGCCACTAAGCTGCAAGTAGTTTATCCTGCAGACTTGCAAGCATCAG AATCAAACCCACATTTTTCTCTATCAAAGTGGTGTTTGCAAGAAGAATCAAACTCCAGTGATATTGTCAGTGCGCAGGATAGCGCTACAGCAAAACTAAGGTACAGAGGATCAGCTGTGACGCCAG ATAGTAGCAATGGATCAGATGCTAGAACTGCAGAGTCTTCTACTGGTGTCGACGTTAACAATCAG GTTCAAAAGGCGAGATCAAAAGCATTATCAGTCTTTGGAGCATTGGTGTCTCCAAAACTACGAACGGCCCAAGTTTCTTTTGAAACAG CACTTGAACTAATTGTGGAGTTAGCAAATGCAAGATCAGCCATCCTCTCTAGTTTCTCCCAGATAAATCGTGAAGCATGA
- the LOC109749372 gene encoding endoribonuclease Dicer homolog 4 isoform X4 yields the protein MVKPPRIFGMTASPVMGKGGSNKLNYTKCINSLEELLHAKVCSVDNAELESVLAFPDMEVHTYVPLSQSNLTVTYNKELDRSKLESERILRESLYDFKDSQKKLKSLGRLHGNLVFCLQELGSFGALQAAKAFLLSFDGDVLDRKESDMNDNSTRFKHHYLNKAISVLSSNILDGTHDDSFNLEMVEPFFSNKIMVLINILSRYRLEENMKCIVFVKRITVARAIAHILQNLKGLDLWKCEFLVGRHSGPKNMSRQKMDAIVENFSSGEVNLLIATSVGEEGLDIQTCCLVVRFDLPETVASFIQSRGRARMTNSKYVVLLERGNHSEEKLLNDYIDGEGIMNGEIDLRTSNDVFDHLEEKSYQVEKTGASISTACSVSLLHRYCYNLPKDMFFNPSPAFIYIDDTEGIICRVILPPNAAFRQVDGQPCQSNDEAKRDACLEALVKLYELGALTDFLLPGSGSRKNKASTTNGSASNSHDDESLREELHEMLIPTILKPSTCKLDCPLNLHFYYIQFFPIPADRHYRIFGLFVINPLPMEAEKLEVDLHLARGRIVKAGMKHLGTISFDEEQMMLARNFQEMFLKVLLDRSEFTVSHVMLLGNSETLQFNSTFYLLLPIKQELYGDIFMIDWPTVKRCLSSPVFKDPTGVSAHGSYLPDESLRLLDNMYSKTDVVGSLIFAPHIKTFFVIHVILNELNARSEYDGATYEDHYKERFGIKLSHPEQPLLHAKQLFNLHNLLHDRLRETTEGGRELMEHFVELPPELCSLKIIGFSKDMCSSLSLLPSLMCRLENLLVAIELKDVMLSSFSEASQISASGILEALTTERCLERISLERFEVLGDAFLKYVVGRHNFLTYEGLDEGQLTSRRSAIVNNSHLYELSIKRNLQVYIRDQHFEPTQFIALGRPCKVVCSADTEVNIHTDSRENCNLRCTKSHHWLHRKTIADAVESLVGAFLVEGGFKAAFAFLHWVGIDVDFKDSSLYRVLDASSINLSLTNHTDVDELEELIGYNFKHKGLILEAFVHPSFNKHSGGCYQKLEFLGDAVLEYLITSYLYSAYPDLKPGQITDLKSLAVSNNSLAYVAVQKGIHKYLIKDSNYLSTAVNKFENYIRLPNSEKDLVEEPACPKVLGDIVESCVAAVLLDSGFNLNYVWTLVLMLLEPVLSFSDMHMNPMREIRELCQCHELELGLPEPMKADGEYHVKVEVNINSQVISSAAANRNSKVARKFAAQETLSKLKNYGYTHKNKSLEEILRDARKKEPELLGYNEEPIKVEADISAEMNNLKIGKERDANISFQNTEISIRGTLRTSSQRTAGNTMFSKDDVSIERNNQLKVAKQNACLPKGTTQKNIRKEYHGDMVNKTAKSFLFEVCAVSYWKPPEFELCKEEGPSHLRRFTYKVTVQIRGPSETLLECYSDAQLQKKAAQEHAAQGALWYLRQHGYLPKDEVRV from the exons GCTGCAAAGGCTTTCCTCCTTTCATTTGATGGTGATGTTTTGGACAGAAAGGAGTCTGACATGAACGACAATTCTACCAGATTTAAGCATCACTACCTAAACAAAGCAATTTCTGTTCTGAGTAGCAACATATTAGACG GTACCCATGATGATTCATTTAATCTGGAGATGGTAGAACCTTTCTTCTCAAATAAAATTATGGTTCTTATTAATATTCTCTCGAGATACAG GCTAGAGGAAAACATGAAGTGCATAGTTTTCGTGAAAAGAATAACtgttgcaagagcaatagcacATATCCTCCAAAATTTGAAAGGCCTTGATCTTTGGAAATGTGAGTTCCTTGTGGGACGCCACTCGGGACCAAAGAATATGTCAAGGCAGAAGATGGATGCTATTGTTGAAAATTTCTCTTCTGGCGAG GTGAATCTTTTGATTGCTACCAGTGTAGGTGAAGAGGGTCTGGACATTCAGACTTGTTGCCTTGTTGTGCGGTTTGATCTTCCAGAAACTGTTGCCAGTTTTATCCAGTCCAGGGGACGTGCTCGGATGACAAATTCTAAATATGTTGTTCTCCTGGAGAG GGGAAATCATTCTGAAGAAAAGTTGCTTAATGACTATATTGATGGTGAAGGCATTATGAATGGAGAGATAGACTTGAGAACTTCAAATGATGTGTTTGATCACCTCGAGGAGAAAAGTTATCAAGTGGAAAAAACGGGTGCTTCCATTAGCACCGCATGTAGTGTATCTCTACTACATCGCTACTGCTACAACCTTCCCAAGGACAT GTTCTTTAATCCTTCCCCGGCATTCATCTACATTGATGACACTGAGGGGATAATCTGCAGAGTAATTCTTCCACCAAATGCTGCTTTTCGTCAAGTGGATGGCCAACCATGCCAATCAAATGACGAGGCTAAGAGGGATGCATGCTTAGAGGCATTGGTGAAATTGTATGAATTGGGTGCTTTGACAGATTTTCTTCTGCCTGGTTCAGGTTCAAGAAAGAACAAGGCATCAACAACAAACGGTTCAGCAAGCAACAGTCATGATG ATGAAAGTCTAAGAGAAGAGCTTCATGAGATGTTAATTCCCACAATTCTCAAACCTTCAACATGCAAACTGGACTGTCCATTGAACTTGCATTTCTACTATATTCAATTCTTTCCCATACCAGCAGACAGACATTATCGGATATTTGGTCTTTTTGTGATCAACCCCCTTCCTATGGAAGCTGAAAAGTTGGAGGTTGATTTGCATCTGGCTCGTGGCAGGATTGTGAAAGCAGGAATGAAACATTTAGGAACGATATCATTTGACGAAGAACAG ATGATGCTTGCACGCAATTTCCAAGAAATGTTTCTGAAGGTTCTCCTGGACAGATCTGAGTTCACTGTATCTCATGTTATGTTGTTGGGCAACAGTGAAACACTACAGTTTAATTCAACCTTTTACCTGCTGCTTCCAATCAAGCAGGAATTGTATGGTGATATATTTATGATTGACTGGCCAACAGTTAAGCGCTGTTTATCATCACCGGTTTTTAAAGATCCAACTGGTGTGTCTGCGCATGGATCATATTTGCCAGATGAGTCTTTAAGGCTTCTTGATAATATGTACAGTAAAACTGATGTCGTTGGCAGTCTAATCTTTGCTCCCCATATTAAGACATTTTTCGTCATTCATGTCATTCTGAACGAACTAAATGCTAGAAGTGAATACGATGGTGCTACTTATGAAGATCATTACAAGGAAAG GTTTGGTATCAAACTATCACATCCCGAGCAGCCACTTCTGCACGCTAAGCAgctcttcaatctgcataatttGCTTCATGACCGATTACGGGAGACCACAG AAGGAGGTCGTGAATTGATGGAGCACTTTGTGGAGTTGCCTCCAGAGCTATGCTCTTTGAAGATAATTGGGTTTTCAAAGGATATGTGTAGCTCCCTGTCTTTGTTACCATCGTTGATGTGTCGGTTGGAGAATTTGCTGGTAGCTATTGAGTTGAAGGATGTCATGTTGTCTTCATTCTCAGAGGCTTCTCAAATTAGTGCTTCTGGT ATCCTTGAAGCACTTACCACCGAAAGGTGTTTGGAGAGGATTTCTTTGGAGCGCTTTGAAGTCTTAGGTGATGCTTTTTTGAAGTATGTGGTTGGACGTCACAACTTTCTTACATATGAAGGACTTGATGAAGGGCAATTGACCAGCAGACGTTCTGCTATAGTGAATAATTCACATTTATATGAGTTATCAATCAAAAGAAATTTGCAG GTGTACATACGGGATCAACACTTTGAACCGACACAGTTCATTGCACTGGGAAGGCCTTGTAAAGTTGTTTGCAGTGCTGACACAGAAGTGAATATACACACAGATAGCCGAGAAAACTGTAACTTGAGGTGTACAAAGTCGCATCATTGGTTGCATAGGAAGACTATAGCGGATGCTGTTGAATCGCTTGTCGGAGCATTTCTTGTTGAAGGTGGATTCAAAGCTGCATTTGCATTCCTTCACTGGGTGGGAATAGATGTTGATTTCAAAGATTCATCTCTATATAGAGTATTAGATGCAAGCTCCATCAATTTATCTCTCACGAACCACACCGACGTCGATGAGCTTGAGGAATTAATCGGTTACAATTTCAAACATAAGGGTCTAATTCTCGAAGCATTTGTGCATCCTTCATTCAATAAACATTCTGGAGGATGCTACCAG AAATTGGAGTTCCTTGGAGAtgctgttttggaatatttgataACCTCATACCTCTACTCAGCTTATCCTGATCTAAAGCCTGGTCAAATAACCGATTTAAAATCGTTAGCTGTCAGTAATAATTCGCTTGCATATGTGGCAGTCCAGAAAGGTATCCATAAGTATCTTATAAAGGATTCAAATTATCTTTCAACAGCAGTGAATAAGTTTGAGAATTATATTAGACTTCCCAATTCAGAAAAAGACTTGGTAGAAGAACCAGCATGCCCAAAG GTTCTTGGTGATATTGTCGAATCTTGTGTTGCTGCAGTTCTTTTAGATTCAGGATTCAACCTGAACTACGTTTGGACGCTAGTGCTTATGCTTCTAGAGCCAGTGTTGAGCTTCTCTGACATGCACATGAATCCCATGAGAGAAATTCGGGAACTTTGTCAATGTCATGAACTTGAGTTGGGCCTTCCCGAACCTATGAAAGCCGATGGAGAGTACCACGTCAAAGTGGAAGTTAACATAAACAGCCAGGTGATAAGTTCTGCCGCTGCAAATCGGAATTCAAAAGTTGCTAGGAAGTTTGCTGCACAAGAAACACTTTCTAAACTGAAG AATTATGGATACACACATAAAAACAAGTCACTGGAAGAGATTTTGCGAGATGCTAGGAAGAAAGAACCAGAACTACTAGGTTATAATGAAGAACCAATCAAAGTCGAGGCTGACATATCTGCAGAAATGAATAATCTGAAGATAGGTAAAGAAAGGGATGCAAACATCTCTTTCCAAAATACGGAAATTTCTATTCGTGGGACTCTTAGAACCTCTAGCCAAAGAACAGCAGGGAATACCATGTTTTCCAAGGATGATGTCAGTATTGAAAGGAATAATCAGCTCAAGGTTGCAAAGCAGAATGCCTGTCTGCCGAAGGGAACAACTCAGAAAAATATTAGAAAGGAGTATCATG GTGATATGGTAAATAAAACAGCAAAGTCTTTCCTTTTTGAAGTATGTGCCGTAAGTTATTGGAAACCCCCTGAATTTGAATTGTGCAAAGAAGAAGGGCCAAGCCACCTCCGAAG ATTCACGTACAAGGTTACAGTTCAGATCAGGGGACCCTCGGAGACACTCTTGGAGTGCTACAGCGATGCTCAACTACAGAAGAAGGCCGCACAAGAGCATGCCGCGCAGGGGGCTCTGTGGTATCTCAGGCAACATGGGTACCTACCCAAAGATGAAGTTCGTGTGTAG
- the LOC109749372 gene encoding endoribonuclease Dicer homolog 4 isoform X5, which yields MEVHTYVPLSQSNLTVTYNKELDRSKLESERILRESLYDFKDSQKKLKSLGRLHGNLVFCLQELGSFGALQAAKAFLLSFDGDVLDRKESDMNDNSTRFKHHYLNKAISVLSSNILDGTHDDSFNLEMVEPFFSNKIMVLINILSRYRLEENMKCIVFVKRITVARAIAHILQNLKGLDLWKCEFLVGRHSGPKNMSRQKMDAIVENFSSGEVNLLIATSVGEEGLDIQTCCLVVRFDLPETVASFIQSRGRARMTNSKYVVLLERGNHSEEKLLNDYIDGEGIMNGEIDLRTSNDVFDHLEEKSYQVEKTGASISTACSVSLLHRYCYNLPKDMFFNPSPAFIYIDDTEGIICRVILPPNAAFRQVDGQPCQSNDEAKRDACLEALVKLYELGALTDFLLPGSGSRKNKASTTNGSASNSHDDESLREELHEMLIPTILKPSTCKLDCPLNLHFYYIQFFPIPADRHYRIFGLFVINPLPMEAEKLEVDLHLARGRIVKAGMKHLGTISFDEEQMMLARNFQEMFLKVLLDRSEFTVSHVMLLGNSETLQFNSTFYLLLPIKQELYGDIFMIDWPTVKRCLSSPVFKDPTGVSAHGSYLPDESLRLLDNMYSKTDVVGSLIFAPHIKTFFVIHVILNELNARSEYDGATYEDHYKERFGIKLSHPEQPLLHAKQLFNLHNLLHDRLRETTEGGRELMEHFVELPPELCSLKIIGFSKDMCSSLSLLPSLMCRLENLLVAIELKDVMLSSFSEASQISASGILEALTTERCLERISLERFEVLGDAFLKYVVGRHNFLTYEGLDEGQLTSRRSAIVNNSHLYELSIKRNLQVYIRDQHFEPTQFIALGRPCKVVCSADTEVNIHTDSRENCNLRCTKSHHWLHRKTIADAVESLVGAFLVEGGFKAAFAFLHWVGIDVDFKDSSLYRVLDASSINLSLTNHTDVDELEELIGYNFKHKGLILEAFVHPSFNKHSGGCYQKLEFLGDAVLEYLITSYLYSAYPDLKPGQITDLKSLAVSNNSLAYVAVQKGIHKYLIKDSNYLSTAVNKFENYIRLPNSEKDLVEEPACPKVLGDIVESCVAAVLLDSGFNLNYVWTLVLMLLEPVLSFSDMHMNPMREIRELCQCHELELGLPEPMKADGEYHVKVEVNINSQVISSAAANRNSKVARKFAAQETLSKLKNYGYTHKNKSLEEILRDARKKEPELLGYNEEPIKVEADISAEMNNLKIGKERDANISFQNTEISIRGTLRTSSQRTAGNTMFSKDDVSIERNNQLKVAKQNACLPKGTTQKNIRKEYHGDMVNKTAKSFLFEVCAVSYWKPPEFELCKEEGPSHLRRFTYKVTVQIRGPSETLLECYSDAQLQKKAAQEHAAQGALWYLRQHGYLPKDEVRV from the exons GCTGCAAAGGCTTTCCTCCTTTCATTTGATGGTGATGTTTTGGACAGAAAGGAGTCTGACATGAACGACAATTCTACCAGATTTAAGCATCACTACCTAAACAAAGCAATTTCTGTTCTGAGTAGCAACATATTAGACG GTACCCATGATGATTCATTTAATCTGGAGATGGTAGAACCTTTCTTCTCAAATAAAATTATGGTTCTTATTAATATTCTCTCGAGATACAG GCTAGAGGAAAACATGAAGTGCATAGTTTTCGTGAAAAGAATAACtgttgcaagagcaatagcacATATCCTCCAAAATTTGAAAGGCCTTGATCTTTGGAAATGTGAGTTCCTTGTGGGACGCCACTCGGGACCAAAGAATATGTCAAGGCAGAAGATGGATGCTATTGTTGAAAATTTCTCTTCTGGCGAG GTGAATCTTTTGATTGCTACCAGTGTAGGTGAAGAGGGTCTGGACATTCAGACTTGTTGCCTTGTTGTGCGGTTTGATCTTCCAGAAACTGTTGCCAGTTTTATCCAGTCCAGGGGACGTGCTCGGATGACAAATTCTAAATATGTTGTTCTCCTGGAGAG GGGAAATCATTCTGAAGAAAAGTTGCTTAATGACTATATTGATGGTGAAGGCATTATGAATGGAGAGATAGACTTGAGAACTTCAAATGATGTGTTTGATCACCTCGAGGAGAAAAGTTATCAAGTGGAAAAAACGGGTGCTTCCATTAGCACCGCATGTAGTGTATCTCTACTACATCGCTACTGCTACAACCTTCCCAAGGACAT GTTCTTTAATCCTTCCCCGGCATTCATCTACATTGATGACACTGAGGGGATAATCTGCAGAGTAATTCTTCCACCAAATGCTGCTTTTCGTCAAGTGGATGGCCAACCATGCCAATCAAATGACGAGGCTAAGAGGGATGCATGCTTAGAGGCATTGGTGAAATTGTATGAATTGGGTGCTTTGACAGATTTTCTTCTGCCTGGTTCAGGTTCAAGAAAGAACAAGGCATCAACAACAAACGGTTCAGCAAGCAACAGTCATGATG ATGAAAGTCTAAGAGAAGAGCTTCATGAGATGTTAATTCCCACAATTCTCAAACCTTCAACATGCAAACTGGACTGTCCATTGAACTTGCATTTCTACTATATTCAATTCTTTCCCATACCAGCAGACAGACATTATCGGATATTTGGTCTTTTTGTGATCAACCCCCTTCCTATGGAAGCTGAAAAGTTGGAGGTTGATTTGCATCTGGCTCGTGGCAGGATTGTGAAAGCAGGAATGAAACATTTAGGAACGATATCATTTGACGAAGAACAG ATGATGCTTGCACGCAATTTCCAAGAAATGTTTCTGAAGGTTCTCCTGGACAGATCTGAGTTCACTGTATCTCATGTTATGTTGTTGGGCAACAGTGAAACACTACAGTTTAATTCAACCTTTTACCTGCTGCTTCCAATCAAGCAGGAATTGTATGGTGATATATTTATGATTGACTGGCCAACAGTTAAGCGCTGTTTATCATCACCGGTTTTTAAAGATCCAACTGGTGTGTCTGCGCATGGATCATATTTGCCAGATGAGTCTTTAAGGCTTCTTGATAATATGTACAGTAAAACTGATGTCGTTGGCAGTCTAATCTTTGCTCCCCATATTAAGACATTTTTCGTCATTCATGTCATTCTGAACGAACTAAATGCTAGAAGTGAATACGATGGTGCTACTTATGAAGATCATTACAAGGAAAG GTTTGGTATCAAACTATCACATCCCGAGCAGCCACTTCTGCACGCTAAGCAgctcttcaatctgcataatttGCTTCATGACCGATTACGGGAGACCACAG AAGGAGGTCGTGAATTGATGGAGCACTTTGTGGAGTTGCCTCCAGAGCTATGCTCTTTGAAGATAATTGGGTTTTCAAAGGATATGTGTAGCTCCCTGTCTTTGTTACCATCGTTGATGTGTCGGTTGGAGAATTTGCTGGTAGCTATTGAGTTGAAGGATGTCATGTTGTCTTCATTCTCAGAGGCTTCTCAAATTAGTGCTTCTGGT ATCCTTGAAGCACTTACCACCGAAAGGTGTTTGGAGAGGATTTCTTTGGAGCGCTTTGAAGTCTTAGGTGATGCTTTTTTGAAGTATGTGGTTGGACGTCACAACTTTCTTACATATGAAGGACTTGATGAAGGGCAATTGACCAGCAGACGTTCTGCTATAGTGAATAATTCACATTTATATGAGTTATCAATCAAAAGAAATTTGCAG GTGTACATACGGGATCAACACTTTGAACCGACACAGTTCATTGCACTGGGAAGGCCTTGTAAAGTTGTTTGCAGTGCTGACACAGAAGTGAATATACACACAGATAGCCGAGAAAACTGTAACTTGAGGTGTACAAAGTCGCATCATTGGTTGCATAGGAAGACTATAGCGGATGCTGTTGAATCGCTTGTCGGAGCATTTCTTGTTGAAGGTGGATTCAAAGCTGCATTTGCATTCCTTCACTGGGTGGGAATAGATGTTGATTTCAAAGATTCATCTCTATATAGAGTATTAGATGCAAGCTCCATCAATTTATCTCTCACGAACCACACCGACGTCGATGAGCTTGAGGAATTAATCGGTTACAATTTCAAACATAAGGGTCTAATTCTCGAAGCATTTGTGCATCCTTCATTCAATAAACATTCTGGAGGATGCTACCAG AAATTGGAGTTCCTTGGAGAtgctgttttggaatatttgataACCTCATACCTCTACTCAGCTTATCCTGATCTAAAGCCTGGTCAAATAACCGATTTAAAATCGTTAGCTGTCAGTAATAATTCGCTTGCATATGTGGCAGTCCAGAAAGGTATCCATAAGTATCTTATAAAGGATTCAAATTATCTTTCAACAGCAGTGAATAAGTTTGAGAATTATATTAGACTTCCCAATTCAGAAAAAGACTTGGTAGAAGAACCAGCATGCCCAAAG GTTCTTGGTGATATTGTCGAATCTTGTGTTGCTGCAGTTCTTTTAGATTCAGGATTCAACCTGAACTACGTTTGGACGCTAGTGCTTATGCTTCTAGAGCCAGTGTTGAGCTTCTCTGACATGCACATGAATCCCATGAGAGAAATTCGGGAACTTTGTCAATGTCATGAACTTGAGTTGGGCCTTCCCGAACCTATGAAAGCCGATGGAGAGTACCACGTCAAAGTGGAAGTTAACATAAACAGCCAGGTGATAAGTTCTGCCGCTGCAAATCGGAATTCAAAAGTTGCTAGGAAGTTTGCTGCACAAGAAACACTTTCTAAACTGAAG AATTATGGATACACACATAAAAACAAGTCACTGGAAGAGATTTTGCGAGATGCTAGGAAGAAAGAACCAGAACTACTAGGTTATAATGAAGAACCAATCAAAGTCGAGGCTGACATATCTGCAGAAATGAATAATCTGAAGATAGGTAAAGAAAGGGATGCAAACATCTCTTTCCAAAATACGGAAATTTCTATTCGTGGGACTCTTAGAACCTCTAGCCAAAGAACAGCAGGGAATACCATGTTTTCCAAGGATGATGTCAGTATTGAAAGGAATAATCAGCTCAAGGTTGCAAAGCAGAATGCCTGTCTGCCGAAGGGAACAACTCAGAAAAATATTAGAAAGGAGTATCATG GTGATATGGTAAATAAAACAGCAAAGTCTTTCCTTTTTGAAGTATGTGCCGTAAGTTATTGGAAACCCCCTGAATTTGAATTGTGCAAAGAAGAAGGGCCAAGCCACCTCCGAAG ATTCACGTACAAGGTTACAGTTCAGATCAGGGGACCCTCGGAGACACTCTTGGAGTGCTACAGCGATGCTCAACTACAGAAGAAGGCCGCACAAGAGCATGCCGCGCAGGGGGCTCTGTGGTATCTCAGGCAACATGGGTACCTACCCAAAGATGAAGTTCGTGTGTAG